The genome window GGTTACTGCCATATGGTTTGCCCGCTTTAACAATGCCATTTGTCTTAAGTACATGGACATTCCTTAGTGCAAGGAAAATATTACCGAGGCTATAATACAACGAATAAATCCTTGAAACGAATGTATTTCTGCTTTTACACAAGGACAAGAGCTTATTATGGCTGATTTCATGGGAAAAGAAATATCATTCATTAAAAATTCAGTAGATAAAAAAGAGAACAACATCGAAAAGATGTTGTTCTCTTTTGTTCGCTTCATATTTTCTTTCAAACTATTGTTCTAAATGTGCCTCCATTAACTTATGAACCTCTGTTTCAACTGCTGAAAGTTCTTCTTCCTCTAATTCTTTATGTGGCTGTGGATGGAACCAATTTATTTCTCCATCGTGAAATACCCCTTGATAAATATCCCCTTGAAAATTTAATTCAAACTGGTGCCGTTCATGTACTTGATCCTCAAATAATGGTTTTACTTCAAAGTTTTCAAACATTCATTTTCCTCCCAAGCAGTTCGTTTCTTCTAAAGTTTGCGCGTAACTATTTCAAATATACATGGGAGAAAAATTCTTTCTAAATTTGATAAAATTGTTTTGTATTCCGTAAGATCTGCCCATAGACATCAGCTATTTCTAACTCTTTAATAGAGGCAATGGTTTCAATTGATTGATGAATCATCTGTGGATGTGTCATCTGACCTTCAAAGGGTCCTGTGAATGGCCAGGGTCCATCTGTCTCCACCAACATTTGTGATAATGGATATTGTTTGACCAAATGCTGAATTTTCTGTTCGTACAATACATCCGGTGTAATGGAAATAAAGTAACCATTCCGAATCAGCCGCTCAATCGTTATTGTATCACCCTTAAACCAATGAAAATGCGCATATTTGATCGCATGTTTTTCTAATAAATTACAAACAACACCTGCATCCCCATATATTGCATGCAGTACAATTGGCTTCTTGTATCGTTTCGCAAGTATGATAAATTGCTCAAGTATTTCCAAATAGGGGTCTATGCTTAAGAAGGGATTTTCTTTTCGCATATAATACGGCAGACCAACTTCACCAATGGCAATCATCTCTTGATTATGTAACTCAATAAATGTAATTAATTCCTGCATTGCTTCATCATTAAGCACTTGTTGTTCTGGATGAAAACCAAACGCCGCCTTAATATTATTGTGCTCACGAGATAATTTTAAATTTTCTTTTGCAGAAGCTAAATCATATGACACAGTGATTAGCGATTCTATTCCAGCACATTCCATCTCAGACATAATCAGCTGCTGCTCAGACTTTGTATACTTATCTAAATGGATATGCGCATCAATTAGGCTTCTTGCGCTTCCAAAATTATTCTCCATTATTTCCCCTCATTTCCTGATAGATTCGTTTCTTCAACCGTAGAAACGAATCAGAAAGAAGAATTGCTTCGTCTCTTGGTCGGGCAAAGGGAATCGTAAATTCTTTCTTAACGCTTGCTGGACGAGAGGATAACACAATGATTCGATCAGCTAAGAATATTGCCTCCTCAATATTATGCGTCACAAATAATATCGAGCGTTTATATTCCGACCAAATCGATAGAAGCCACTTTTGCATATCAAGCCTTGTAAATTCATCTAATGCTGAAAAAGGTTCATCTAATATGATTAATGATTGCGGGCTTAAAATACTGCGAATAAATGATGCCCTTTGCTGCATTCCTCCAGAAAGTTCATGTGGGTAGCTTTGCTCAAACCCTTTAAGCCCAGCCCGTTCAATCATCTGTAATGCCTTTTCCACATCACGATTTCCAGTAATTTCTTGGCCAAGCAGTACATTATCTAAAATTGTCCGCCATGGCATAAGCGATGATGATTGGGGTGTATAGCTAATCGAACCACGTTTCCCATTAATATTCTCTCCATTTAAATTTACTGAACCCGAAGATGGATGACTAATCCCGCCAATAATTCGAAATAACGTACTTTTCCCACTTCCAGAAGGTCCTAAGAGGGCAACAAACTCAGCCTCTTTAACGGAGAAAGACACATCATGAAGTACTGTATTTTCCCCAAATGATTTATTAATATGCTGAACTTCAAGATGACTCATTTGAGTCTCCCTCCTCCTTTGGCTTCCATTTAATTACCATTTTCTCTAAACCAATGATGATTGCAAAGAACAATAAGCTTAGCATTACGATTAGAAAAATCGCAACAAACACACGATCCGTTCGAAACGAAGAGGATGCCAATGTCATATAGACGCCAATTCCTTCACTCGCCCCAAGCCATTCGGAAATAACTGCCCCCATTACACTATATGTGGCAGAGATTTTTAAGCCTGAAAATAACGATGGCAGTGCATGCGGCCATTCTAATTTCCAGAAGATTTGTCGCTTCGATGCACCTGCCATTTGCATATAATGCATTAAATCACGATTCGTTGTCTTAAACCCATCTAATAAAGCAATCGTAATCGGGAAGAAACAAACCAATGTAATGACGATAATCTTCGGCAACATCCCAAACCCAAACCAAATAACGAGCAACGGTGCAAGAACGATTGTTGGAATGTTTTGCGAAATAATTAATAATGGATAAAATGCCTGCCTCAAGAAAGGAACAAGGTGTAAGCAGATTGCAACAACCATACCAATACTGCTGCCGATTAAAAATCCTGTAATAATTAATTTGATTGTTGATAAAAGATGCCCGGAATATACTGACCAGCCACTGATTGCCTCTGCAATAACCTGTGATGGTGCTGGCAACAACCACTTTTGAATTTCAAAAATATTTGTGCAAATCTCCCAAATAATGAATAAAAGGATGAGGACCAAAGCTGGCCGCCATCCTTTTTGAAATATCGTACGCATTAGCGATACTTCTCCGTTAATTGATCCATTGATGCCCCATCAGGTTTATAGAAAACTTTAACTTGAGAGATGACGCTCGGACAACCTTTTTCCGTCATTTTTTCATTCATTTTCTCAATAATCTTGAACAGCTCTGATAACTCGCCTTCCATCGTCGTCTCCAGCGCATTCACTTGATATTTCACACCAGATGCTTCAATTACCGCAATTGCCTCATCGACAAATGGAATTGTATCTTCACCATTTGCTGTTTTGGGGATTATTTGAATACTTACGAGTGCGTTTGCCATCATTATTCCTCCTCATTATTCTGGTAAAAATTCGTTCGTAAATGCCTGTTCACTATCTAGCTCTGTTTCTAATAATTCATTTTCATACATCCATGCTGAATAATTTTCCCAAACTTCTAGTTTCTGCTCACCCCAACGCTCAGCATCATCTTGGTATTTCGATGCTAACCATTCTTGGCTCGCTTTCACTAATTCAGGATCAAGATCCGGGACTGCCTCAATTAGAATATCTGCTGCTTCTGCTGGATTCTCGATCGCAAGTTGATACCCTTTTGAAACAGCATTTAGAAACTTCTTAATGGTTTCTGGATTCTCTTCTATCATTTTTTCATTCGCAGTAAGTACCGGTGTGTAATAATCCAGCTTCTCACTATAATCGGTTAAATAAACCATGTTGATTGGCTCGTCACGAAGTTCTGCTTCAATTCCAGTCCAGCCGTAATAAATCCAGGCGAAATCAATATTCTGCTCCATTGCAGTAAAGAAGTCTGAATCACCAATATTCACAACTTCAACTTGATTAACGTCTGCACCATCTTGTTTCATAATCGAGTCGATTACCGCCTTCTCAACCGGTGCGCCCCATCCACCGTAAGATTTACCTTCGAAATCCTTTGGCGATGTAATATTTTTATCTTTTACCGATGCAAATCCAGAGGTATTATGTTGAATTACCGCTGCAATTGATACGATTGGAATATCCTGGATTCGCGCTTCTGTTATTGATTCCTGATAACTTACCCCAAATTCTGCTTGTCCTGATGCGACTAACTGATCCGCACCAGCTTCACCTGGCATGATGATGTCTACATCAAGTCCCTCTTCTTCAAAATACCCTTTATCTGCCGCAACATATAAACCGGTATGATTCGTGTTTGGCGTCCAATCTAATACAACGGTTACTTTCTCTAACTCCTGCTGTCCATCTGTATTATCAGATGTTTCGCTTTCGCTATCATTATTCCCACAAGCTGCGAGTATAATGAGCAAAAAACTAATGAATACAATCTTTTTCATTATGAACTACCCCCTTATATAAGTTTGATAGAGGCTGCTCTTATACTAATAGATTCAGTGAAAACCAAAAAGCGCCCTAGAAATAAATCCTAGGGCGCATACTATTTATGTATCAAGCATGTTCCCTACGCTGGTTTTAGCCAGATCAGGTTCTAAGAGTCAGTATCTAAACGGATACAATCTCAACCAGCAACACTGGTACCCCCACAACTTATATTCTATTTAATTTATTATTACAATAATACTATGACATAGAAAGCGGATAACTTCAAGTATGACGAATGTTTTGGGTGAGATACTTGGGTGCTATATGGATTAAAAACGAGCACCCAATAAAGCCGTTAACTCAACGTGGGGCTTATTTTTGGGTTATATGTCAGCAGCTTGCTATAATCAACATTCCGAAAGTCAATGCTCATACCTATGCTTCGAATAATGTTACGGGCACTACCTCCCTTCTATTGGAGATGAATCCAACCCGACATGAGTCCATCATACTATTGTACTTCAATGATATCATTTCATCGAAAGTTGTACTGCCTACAACTGAAATTCTTTACAAGCCATCATCTGTAAAAAATCTTATTTTATCCATTCCTATAATACTTTACTCAGGAATTCTCTTGTTCTTTCCTCTCGAGGGCTTTCAAATATTTCTTTTGGATTGCCACGTTCAATAATTTTACCATCATGTAAATATAATATTATGTTGCCAACTTCACGAGCAAATCCCATTTCATGCGTAACAACAACCATTGTCATCCCTTCTTCTGCAAGTTGCTTCATTGTTGCTAGCACCTCACCTACCAACTCCGGATCTAGAGCAGAAGTTGGTTCATCAAACAACATAACATCAGGCTTCATTGCTAAGGCTCTTGCTATTG of Oceanobacillus zhaokaii contains these proteins:
- a CDS encoding TatD family hydrolase gives rise to the protein MENNFGSARSLIDAHIHLDKYTKSEQQLIMSEMECAGIESLITVSYDLASAKENLKLSREHNNIKAAFGFHPEQQVLNDEAMQELITFIELHNQEMIAIGEVGLPYYMRKENPFLSIDPYLEILEQFIILAKRYKKPIVLHAIYGDAGVVCNLLEKHAIKYAHFHWFKGDTITIERLIRNGYFISITPDVLYEQKIQHLVKQYPLSQMLVETDGPWPFTGPFEGQMTHPQMIHQSIETIASIKELEIADVYGQILRNTKQFYQI
- a CDS encoding DUF5342 family protein, coding for MFENFEVKPLFEDQVHERHQFELNFQGDIYQGVFHDGEINWFHPQPHKELEEEELSAVETEVHKLMEAHLEQ
- a CDS encoding thiamine-binding protein, which gives rise to MANALVSIQIIPKTANGEDTIPFVDEAIAVIEASGVKYQVNALETTMEGELSELFKIIEKMNEKMTEKGCPSVISQVKVFYKPDGASMDQLTEKYR
- a CDS encoding ABC transporter ATP-binding protein, coding for MSHLEVQHINKSFGENTVLHDVSFSVKEAEFVALLGPSGSGKSTLFRIIGGISHPSSGSVNLNGENINGKRGSISYTPQSSSLMPWRTILDNVLLGQEITGNRDVEKALQMIERAGLKGFEQSYPHELSGGMQQRASFIRSILSPQSLIILDEPFSALDEFTRLDMQKWLLSIWSEYKRSILFVTHNIEEAIFLADRIIVLSSRPASVKKEFTIPFARPRDEAILLSDSFLRLKKRIYQEMRGNNGE
- a CDS encoding ABC transporter substrate-binding protein: MKKIVFISFLLIILAACGNNDSESETSDNTDGQQELEKVTVVLDWTPNTNHTGLYVAADKGYFEEEGLDVDIIMPGEAGADQLVASGQAEFGVSYQESITEARIQDIPIVSIAAVIQHNTSGFASVKDKNITSPKDFEGKSYGGWGAPVEKAVIDSIMKQDGADVNQVEVVNIGDSDFFTAMEQNIDFAWIYYGWTGIEAELRDEPINMVYLTDYSEKLDYYTPVLTANEKMIEENPETIKKFLNAVSKGYQLAIENPAEAADILIEAVPDLDPELVKASQEWLASKYQDDAERWGEQKLEVWENYSAWMYENELLETELDSEQAFTNEFLPE
- a CDS encoding ABC transporter permease, whose amino-acid sequence is MRTIFQKGWRPALVLILLFIIWEICTNIFEIQKWLLPAPSQVIAEAISGWSVYSGHLLSTIKLIITGFLIGSSIGMVVAICLHLVPFLRQAFYPLLIISQNIPTIVLAPLLVIWFGFGMLPKIIVITLVCFFPITIALLDGFKTTNRDLMHYMQMAGASKRQIFWKLEWPHALPSLFSGLKISATYSVMGAVISEWLGASEGIGVYMTLASSSFRTDRVFVAIFLIVMLSLLFFAIIIGLEKMVIKWKPKEEGDSNESS